The Verrucomicrobium spinosum DSM 4136 = JCM 18804 genome includes a region encoding these proteins:
- a CDS encoding ABC transporter ATP-binding protein, with the protein MSSFPAPSSTAYLQVDRLCKSFGETSVLRDVSFSLERGKCLALLGPSGCGKSTLLNIIAGLLPSDRGRLLLDGAVIEDSSADFSLSAQKRRFAVVFQDLSLWPHMTVSENVAFGLGTLSLGREEKQSRVDEALKRTGIFPFRHRHPSTLSGGQQQRVAIARAIVVEPSVLLMDEPLSSLDAQLRDSMRDEIAGLIRRLNITTIYVTHDHSEAMTIAHKVAVMNDGRIEQIAAPRTIYDSPATTFVASFLGSANSFPYAYELEAVRDVSGEPIFPPHPPGIKRGFLMVRREHVRIFPVSQADEFPANECIQWQATCIKNCFSGERYEVHALTRKGEVFRGFAREPMPLDSKVVIEFDPRQIVFVES; encoded by the coding sequence ATGTCCAGCTTTCCAGCACCCTCATCGACGGCCTACCTTCAAGTGGACAGGCTGTGCAAATCCTTTGGTGAAACCAGCGTCCTGAGGGACGTGTCATTCTCCCTTGAGCGCGGCAAGTGCCTCGCCCTGCTCGGTCCCTCCGGTTGCGGCAAGTCCACCCTGCTCAACATCATCGCCGGCCTGCTGCCGTCAGATCGTGGCCGTCTGCTCCTGGATGGGGCGGTCATTGAGGACTCCAGTGCGGACTTCTCCCTCTCCGCACAGAAGCGGCGCTTCGCCGTGGTTTTCCAGGATCTCAGTCTCTGGCCGCACATGACCGTGTCAGAAAATGTCGCGTTTGGCCTGGGCACCCTGTCGCTCGGGCGCGAGGAAAAACAGTCCCGGGTGGACGAGGCACTCAAGCGCACCGGCATCTTCCCCTTCCGCCACCGCCACCCTTCCACCCTCTCGGGAGGGCAGCAACAGCGCGTGGCCATCGCCCGGGCCATTGTGGTGGAGCCTTCTGTGTTGCTGATGGATGAGCCGCTCTCCTCCCTGGATGCGCAGCTCCGCGACTCCATGCGGGATGAGATCGCCGGGCTGATCCGGCGGCTCAACATCACCACCATCTACGTCACCCATGACCATTCCGAGGCCATGACCATCGCCCACAAGGTGGCCGTCATGAACGACGGACGCATTGAGCAGATCGCCGCACCGCGTACGATCTACGACAGCCCGGCCACCACGTTCGTGGCCTCCTTCCTGGGCAGTGCCAACTCCTTCCCCTACGCCTATGAGCTGGAGGCGGTGAGAGATGTTTCCGGCGAACCCATCTTCCCACCCCACCCTCCGGGCATCAAGCGGGGCTTTCTCATGGTAAGGCGGGAGCACGTGCGCATCTTCCCCGTAAGCCAGGCGGACGAGTTCCCCGCCAATGAATGCATCCAGTGGCAGGCCACTTGTATCAAGAACTGCTTCTCCGGCGAGCGCTACGAGGTGCACGCCCTGACCCGCAAGGGGGAGGTCTTCCGCGGATTCGCCCGGGAACCCATGCCCCTGGACAGCAAGGTCGTCATCGAGTTCGACCCCCGGCAGATTGTCTTCGTGGAAAGCTGA
- a CDS encoding ABC transporter permease, translating into MSSRTLPRGSARRLRGVTARRLPWPVYLGLAAVTLTIGYPLFMLVLQSIFPALLRGSFSGFLSPYLEMMRMDGLAQMWSNSIVCGVAATIAAWLLGIPAGWLLARTSVPGKSVLRVSLLIPVMSPPYLMALAYVLLLQPHGLLETWGVNPPGWLRGSFFSFGGIILVMTLTSFGAVALLVESALLGISTRMEDAARCLGSSPWRIFRAITLPLLLPAIMNAGILVFIDAVSNFGIAAILAPRANIPLLPEVIYELLTSWPTNLPLGAALSAVLAVTAMTLVMLNQHLMARQTVTNGRLPALRLIALGRGRTTASWLFFGTLFFFSSVLPVAAVLYMSLIKRWQGGRPELSLENYAAIFRPGSRGIEALSTSLLLSVTAATLTVIIGAVVAYALSRFRGRLVSFLDQLSVLPRVVPNLVVAVAMILAWNVPWVPFPVYGTLGILLLAYVALYQATALRFADAAMQQIPSRLEQAAACLGTPSWRVLLGVVLPMLRPSLFVAWITIVIMCLRDWVASIMLLPPGIQTVGSFIFNQFEQGDFAQAMAMTFCTVVLSTLLLVAANLRFYRRTL; encoded by the coding sequence ATGAGCTCACGCACTCTCCCCCGCGGCTCGGCGCGACGCCTGCGTGGCGTCACCGCCCGGCGTCTTCCCTGGCCGGTGTACCTCGGGCTCGCGGCCGTGACGCTCACCATCGGCTACCCGCTTTTCATGCTGGTGCTCCAGAGCATCTTTCCCGCTCTTCTAAGAGGGAGTTTCTCCGGCTTCCTCTCCCCGTATCTGGAGATGATGCGCATGGACGGCCTGGCCCAGATGTGGAGCAACTCCATCGTGTGCGGGGTCGCCGCCACCATCGCGGCCTGGTTGCTGGGCATTCCCGCCGGGTGGTTGTTGGCTAGAACTTCTGTACCTGGCAAGAGCGTCCTGCGGGTCTCCCTGCTCATTCCGGTGATGTCTCCGCCGTACCTGATGGCCCTGGCGTATGTGCTGCTGCTCCAGCCTCATGGCCTTCTGGAGACCTGGGGTGTCAATCCTCCGGGCTGGCTGCGCGGCTCCTTCTTCAGCTTTGGAGGCATCATCCTGGTGATGACCCTCACCTCCTTCGGTGCCGTGGCCCTGCTCGTGGAGTCCGCCCTGCTGGGCATCTCCACCCGCATGGAGGATGCCGCACGCTGTCTGGGCAGCTCCCCGTGGCGCATCTTCCGCGCCATCACGCTGCCCCTGCTGCTACCCGCCATCATGAACGCGGGCATCCTCGTGTTCATTGATGCGGTGTCTAACTTTGGCATCGCTGCCATCCTGGCCCCACGGGCCAACATCCCATTGCTGCCGGAGGTGATCTATGAGCTGCTCACCAGCTGGCCCACCAACCTGCCACTCGGCGCGGCCCTCTCTGCCGTGCTCGCCGTTACAGCCATGACGCTGGTGATGCTGAACCAGCACCTCATGGCCCGCCAGACCGTGACCAACGGGCGGCTCCCCGCCCTGCGTCTCATCGCACTCGGGCGCGGTCGCACCACGGCATCCTGGCTGTTTTTCGGCACCTTGTTTTTCTTCAGTTCCGTCCTGCCGGTGGCCGCCGTGCTGTACATGAGCTTGATCAAGCGCTGGCAAGGGGGCAGGCCAGAGCTCTCTCTGGAGAACTACGCCGCCATCTTCCGCCCCGGCTCCCGCGGCATCGAGGCCCTGAGCACCAGCCTTCTGCTCAGCGTGACCGCCGCGACCCTGACGGTGATCATTGGTGCCGTGGTGGCTTACGCCCTCAGCCGTTTTCGCGGCCGGCTTGTCTCCTTCCTGGACCAACTCTCCGTGCTGCCCCGCGTTGTGCCCAATCTGGTGGTGGCCGTAGCCATGATCCTGGCTTGGAATGTTCCCTGGGTGCCCTTCCCCGTCTATGGCACCCTGGGCATACTGCTGCTCGCTTATGTGGCGCTCTACCAGGCAACAGCTCTGAGATTTGCGGATGCGGCCATGCAGCAGATCCCCTCGCGTCTTGAGCAGGCAGCGGCCTGTCTGGGCACCCCGTCGTGGCGGGTGCTTCTCGGGGTCGTACTGCCCATGTTGCGCCCCAGCCTTTTCGTCGCATGGATCACGATCGTCATCATGTGTTTGCGCGACTGGGTGGCGTCCATCATGCTCCTGCCTCCTGGCATCCAGACCGTCGGCAGCTTTATCTTCAACCAGTTCGAGCAAGGTGACTTTGCCCAAGCCATGGCCATGACCTTCTGCACCGTGGTGCTCAGCACGCTGCTGCTGGTGGCGGCCAATCTGAGATTCTACCGGCGCACGTTGTAA
- a CDS encoding pilus assembly FimT family protein: protein MIPVRSCRSRFKETGRGAFTLIEVLASITVIGLLVGLTAVTVLGFRAPGGRQGAMLQLSSAIEEARMSAIESRSTIYLGLAGASHPDADKRMHAYILFREPTAEELASMATAPAPGTYRAITEWQSLPKGFYWDLGPTGSVAADSTAELDTHGVAGPSSKLHVIAFGPLGSVERPATAPLVLAVTPGQFDEATSKVTCTAADTASSFMLQINRLTGRVNTLEPAVPAATTSP from the coding sequence GTGATCCCTGTCAGATCGTGCCGCAGCCGGTTTAAAGAGACGGGGCGGGGTGCCTTCACCCTGATCGAGGTGCTCGCCAGCATCACGGTGATAGGGTTGCTGGTCGGCCTCACCGCAGTGACAGTGCTGGGATTCCGCGCCCCCGGTGGACGCCAGGGGGCCATGCTACAGCTTAGCAGCGCCATTGAGGAAGCGCGCATGAGTGCCATCGAGTCGCGCTCCACCATCTATTTGGGGCTGGCCGGTGCCTCCCACCCGGACGCGGACAAGCGCATGCACGCCTACATCTTGTTCCGCGAACCGACCGCAGAAGAGCTCGCCTCCATGGCCACCGCGCCTGCACCGGGAACCTACCGCGCCATCACGGAGTGGCAGAGCCTGCCCAAGGGCTTCTACTGGGACCTGGGTCCCACCGGCTCTGTGGCTGCAGACTCCACGGCAGAGCTGGACACACACGGCGTGGCGGGGCCATCGTCCAAGCTGCACGTCATTGCGTTTGGCCCTCTGGGCAGCGTGGAGCGGCCCGCCACCGCACCCCTGGTGCTGGCCGTCACCCCGGGTCAGTTCGATGAAGCAACCAGCAAGGTTACCTGCACGGCGGCCGACACCGCTTCATCATTCATGCTTCAGATCAACCGGCTCACCGGCCGGGTGAACACGCTGGAGCCTGCTGTGCCCGCAGCTACGACCTCGCCCTGA
- a CDS encoding secretin N-terminal domain-containing protein yields the protein MKAFLNRAVVLSFLALAGTLASQDIPAPSPGTRLSLQKPGAPIGEILEIYQELTGKKIIRDPKLEGVVLSMDTGGEMPKAQVIEFIEKSLLISGYAIVPSGEQMVKVLAFEAGKLPSTEGVDMILDASRLPQGDQVVSYLLPLQHLDADEAGQALSQIITLHPYGKILAVPKASALVITENSTTIRAIIDLVRQVDTPSSETTTKKYFLERADAEEVARTIGTLLGLDATATATPAAARSAPGDSRGVAKGGVTGGGVITAGGNGSGRTPPKLVPIARQNALLVIARPVDMAQIETLIKEFDDESPIRSFISRKVRYMDLTEFVEVAQNALLRGVVDPNGPQPLGQNTQQTSVATSRAGNTSSDNGGRSSSYGSGLGGGSGFGGGAAAFQNETRTLEDTVLPRSQSILIGKTLVIVDPPNSTFYASGPPDQLRMLDDLLTQMDKRPPQIILSAIIGEFTTGKDFRFGLDWVRTLEQVNDNLVIGGINKTSTTETNAMTDLAALGNVADFLPALQGLTVYGKIGKHLNVFLNTLEESDRFHVLQRPYVTTLNHKKATISTGQQLAIPGQTYSSGIGSDPDTNGFVSNTQYIPAELKLDIVPHIYDKNEVKLEFVQQNLDIASYTTISGNQVPNLSTQTLSNTVVVPNGATIILGGLITERDRNNKSGVPVLSRIPLVKHLFGSTAKTKERRELMIFVQPIIVASDDSIAQKQVPIENLNRSFPEVQQFAEQPQPTPLLPAWDPPPAKAPARQEKKSFPAK from the coding sequence ATGAAGGCCTTCCTGAACCGCGCTGTCGTTTTGTCATTCCTAGCACTCGCTGGCACCCTCGCTTCACAGGACATTCCCGCCCCCTCTCCGGGGACCCGGCTTTCTCTGCAAAAGCCCGGTGCTCCCATTGGAGAAATCCTGGAAATCTACCAGGAGCTCACCGGAAAAAAAATCATCAGGGACCCCAAGCTGGAGGGGGTCGTCCTCTCCATGGACACAGGCGGAGAGATGCCCAAGGCCCAGGTCATCGAGTTCATCGAGAAGTCCCTCCTCATCAGCGGCTACGCCATCGTCCCGAGTGGGGAGCAGATGGTGAAAGTGCTCGCCTTTGAGGCAGGCAAGCTCCCCTCAACCGAAGGGGTGGACATGATCCTGGATGCCAGCCGCCTGCCCCAGGGAGACCAGGTAGTAAGCTATCTCCTGCCCCTGCAACACCTGGACGCCGATGAGGCCGGACAGGCGCTGAGCCAGATCATCACCCTGCACCCCTATGGCAAAATCCTGGCCGTGCCCAAGGCCAGCGCTCTGGTGATCACGGAAAATTCCACCACCATCCGCGCCATCATCGACCTTGTGCGCCAGGTGGACACCCCGTCTTCTGAGACAACTACAAAAAAATATTTCCTTGAACGCGCCGATGCCGAGGAGGTCGCACGCACCATCGGCACCCTTCTGGGTCTGGATGCGACCGCCACAGCGACTCCGGCTGCAGCCCGCTCCGCACCTGGAGACAGTCGGGGCGTTGCTAAAGGCGGCGTAACCGGAGGCGGAGTGATCACCGCCGGAGGAAACGGATCTGGCAGGACCCCTCCCAAACTGGTGCCGATAGCCCGCCAAAACGCCCTGCTGGTCATCGCTCGCCCGGTGGACATGGCGCAGATCGAAACCCTCATCAAGGAATTCGACGACGAATCCCCCATCCGGAGTTTCATCTCGCGCAAAGTGCGCTACATGGACCTCACCGAGTTTGTGGAGGTGGCGCAAAATGCTCTCCTCCGGGGTGTGGTGGATCCCAACGGCCCCCAGCCCCTTGGACAGAACACCCAACAAACATCAGTCGCCACCTCCCGGGCTGGTAACACGAGCAGTGACAACGGCGGACGCAGTTCCAGCTACGGCTCCGGATTGGGCGGAGGCTCAGGCTTTGGCGGCGGTGCGGCTGCCTTTCAAAATGAAACCCGTACGCTGGAGGACACCGTGTTGCCCAGATCCCAGTCAATCCTTATTGGAAAGACCCTCGTCATCGTGGATCCACCCAACAGCACCTTCTACGCCTCCGGTCCGCCGGACCAGCTGCGCATGCTGGACGATCTGCTCACGCAGATGGACAAGCGCCCACCCCAGATCATTCTCTCTGCCATCATCGGTGAGTTCACCACGGGCAAGGACTTCCGTTTTGGCCTGGACTGGGTGCGCACCCTGGAGCAGGTGAATGACAACCTTGTCATCGGTGGCATCAACAAGACCTCCACCACAGAGACCAACGCCATGACCGATCTGGCCGCCCTGGGCAACGTGGCCGACTTCCTCCCAGCGCTGCAAGGGCTCACGGTGTACGGTAAAATCGGCAAGCACCTCAACGTCTTTCTCAACACCCTGGAGGAGTCGGATCGCTTTCACGTGTTGCAGCGCCCTTATGTGACGACGCTCAACCACAAAAAGGCCACCATCTCCACCGGCCAGCAGCTCGCCATACCCGGGCAGACTTACAGCTCCGGCATCGGGTCCGATCCGGATACCAACGGTTTTGTCTCCAACACCCAGTACATCCCCGCGGAGCTAAAGCTGGACATCGTCCCCCACATCTATGACAAGAATGAAGTGAAGCTTGAGTTCGTGCAGCAAAACTTGGATATCGCCAGCTACACCACGATCAGCGGCAACCAGGTGCCAAACCTCTCCACCCAGACCCTCAGCAACACCGTGGTCGTACCCAACGGAGCCACCATCATCCTGGGGGGCCTCATCACCGAACGCGATCGGAACAACAAGTCCGGCGTGCCCGTCCTGTCCCGCATCCCGCTCGTGAAGCACCTGTTTGGCTCCACCGCCAAGACTAAGGAACGGCGGGAACTGATGATCTTTGTTCAGCCCATCATCGTGGCCAGCGACGACTCCATTGCCCAGAAACAGGTTCCAATCGAAAACCTGAACCGCTCCTTCCCGGAGGTGCAGCAGTTCGCGGAACAACCCCAACCCACTCCCCTGCTCCCCGCCTGGGATCCCCCGCCCGCCAAAGCCCCTGCACGCCAGGAGAAGAAGTCCTTCCCGGCAAAGTGA
- a CDS encoding general secretion pathway protein GspK, with protein MQPSTSAPAWPSHRAPGGSALLMVLWVIALLSFLMVTTLMIAMQDVEAGVAREMISRARHLAESGLAIGCHQQIEAGDPLLRGKPDSIESIEVQITSEEARLNVNHLLTDTHRSVLERLFASWGLSRVEAESVVDALMDFVDEDDFKHLKGAESSDYKARGLSRGPANRPFRSLDEMLLVPGMDRVMQAAPRWREAFTLWGDGRLNLNEAEPALIAAVLDVPLTSAQNFTRHRDGLDGHPCTLDDNLAEELEEVYDRLGKGRPSGEGTGELVGLNGYTPRVVSIGRVNDCARGIAVTLQRRDGKTQVLAWHEFVPSTAGRP; from the coding sequence ATGCAGCCCAGCACCTCTGCTCCTGCCTGGCCGTCACACCGGGCACCAGGAGGCTCTGCCCTCTTGATGGTGTTGTGGGTCATTGCGTTGCTGTCCTTTCTCATGGTCACCACCCTGATGATCGCCATGCAAGACGTGGAGGCGGGAGTAGCACGGGAAATGATCTCACGAGCCCGGCACCTGGCGGAGTCCGGGCTGGCAATTGGCTGCCATCAGCAAATCGAGGCAGGCGATCCATTGCTCAGGGGGAAACCGGACTCCATCGAGTCCATAGAGGTGCAGATCACCTCAGAGGAAGCCCGGCTGAACGTCAACCACCTCCTCACAGACACCCATCGGTCCGTTCTGGAACGCCTCTTCGCCAGTTGGGGATTGTCCCGAGTGGAGGCTGAGTCTGTCGTGGATGCACTGATGGACTTTGTGGACGAAGATGACTTCAAGCATCTGAAAGGGGCCGAGTCATCAGACTACAAAGCCAGAGGCCTGTCTCGTGGTCCCGCCAACCGACCCTTTCGCAGTCTGGATGAAATGCTGCTCGTGCCCGGGATGGACCGGGTCATGCAAGCAGCCCCCCGCTGGCGGGAGGCGTTCACGCTCTGGGGTGATGGGCGCCTGAACCTTAATGAAGCGGAACCGGCCCTCATCGCCGCCGTGCTGGATGTGCCTCTAACCAGCGCACAAAATTTCACCCGTCATCGGGATGGGTTGGACGGGCACCCATGCACGCTGGATGACAACCTGGCAGAAGAGCTGGAGGAGGTCTATGATCGCCTTGGCAAGGGACGTCCCAGCGGGGAAGGCACCGGAGAGTTAGTAGGTCTGAATGGTTATACGCCTCGTGTGGTGAGTATCGGGCGCGTCAATGACTGCGCCCGGGGCATCGCGGTCACTCTACAGCGCCGCGATGGCAAAACGCAAGTCCTGGCCTGGCATGAGTTCGTGCCGTCAACCGCAGGCCGGCCGTGA
- a CDS encoding ATP-binding protein, translating into MMSSLLLAIFILAALAIAGVYFLGIKPGREIEKWAASLGNGGHFPRKLQISSLHWLGPVHRELQAVADKMDELKAQVASANARREQDEFMQHCILASLMEGILVVDGQGVITLVNAEFIHMFQLTQSPLQRPIAEVVREKKLQGLINDALSTGRVQSARVTRPSTSEVGRPPALEVSAVPIHLQKDKVGGAIVLFLPPPDRTRVIQSMKRHSQRLENLVGELMLSATGGQESFELHKDTISVTELFDEVFASFSSRSESQGVKTTSKVDGDDMTVAGDAASLEVVLLQLLVNLVSDLGQIHELQMQARAKDDFVIMRFVFKGAVLPEVELQRIFGSPFSRAKEDKLPIIGVGSGLNTVREVILLHEGNISATCTGEDETTVTVRLPLHNTGGMTVTSRHLTA; encoded by the coding sequence ATGATGTCGTCCCTGCTCCTCGCCATCTTCATCCTTGCTGCCCTTGCCATCGCCGGCGTGTACTTCCTGGGCATCAAGCCAGGACGTGAAATCGAGAAATGGGCAGCCAGCCTTGGCAACGGCGGGCACTTCCCCCGCAAGCTCCAGATCAGCAGCCTCCACTGGCTGGGACCGGTCCACCGCGAGCTCCAGGCCGTGGCGGACAAGATGGATGAACTCAAGGCGCAAGTCGCCTCTGCCAACGCCCGGCGTGAGCAGGATGAGTTCATGCAGCACTGCATCCTGGCCAGCCTGATGGAGGGCATCCTCGTCGTGGATGGCCAGGGTGTTATCACCCTGGTGAATGCAGAATTTATCCACATGTTCCAGCTTACTCAGAGCCCACTACAGCGCCCCATCGCCGAGGTGGTGCGCGAGAAGAAACTACAAGGCTTGATCAATGATGCCCTGAGCACTGGCAGAGTGCAGTCTGCCCGCGTGACGCGCCCCTCCACATCAGAAGTCGGGCGCCCTCCTGCGCTGGAAGTCAGCGCCGTGCCCATCCACCTGCAAAAAGACAAAGTGGGCGGTGCCATCGTGCTCTTCCTTCCTCCTCCTGATCGCACACGCGTGATCCAGTCCATGAAACGCCATTCCCAGCGTCTGGAGAACCTCGTGGGCGAACTGATGCTCTCTGCCACCGGCGGACAGGAGTCGTTTGAACTGCACAAGGACACCATCAGCGTGACGGAACTCTTTGATGAAGTGTTCGCCTCCTTTTCCTCCCGCAGTGAGAGCCAGGGCGTCAAGACCACTTCCAAGGTGGACGGCGATGACATGACCGTGGCAGGCGATGCCGCCTCTCTGGAGGTGGTGCTGCTCCAATTGCTGGTCAATCTCGTGTCTGACCTGGGCCAGATCCATGAGCTGCAAATGCAGGCCCGGGCCAAGGATGATTTCGTCATCATGCGTTTCGTCTTCAAAGGCGCCGTCCTCCCCGAGGTCGAGTTGCAGCGTATCTTTGGCTCACCCTTCTCCCGGGCCAAAGAAGACAAGCTGCCCATCATCGGCGTAGGCTCCGGCTTGAACACGGTGCGGGAGGTCATTCTCCTGCATGAAGGGAACATTTCCGCCACCTGCACCGGCGAAGATGAAACCACGGTCACCGTGCGCCTGCCCCTGCACAACACAGGTGGGATGACGGTCACCAGCCGGCACCTGACTGCCTGA
- a CDS encoding extracellular solute-binding protein, translating to MTNQVSPQSMTGICIVPTRVSTPFRALNDARRALFYRGMQLTLGALLLGSAGCHQAAPDKVLVVYAAGPRELAESMCKDFEKQSGVTTRLFSATTGEIMAKLKAEEFQPQADVVILAGQTAAQVLKEEGSLARLPKGDYLKLNPQWNDPEGYYAATGACALGLAVRKNHDRNALDWQEVFDGAISGNAMMPSPSQSGSSAEFVVSFHLDSPEKFWNGMRKIKSRGLQVSGPNNQALTSLILGAHEAVLGAADYLVFRQIEKGEPLAMIFPEPGCPLSLRPIGILRTSRHQQEAEQFVQFCFSRPTQERIAAEHLLPADPHVALSAVRQAGPTLHPLLVDVVEAKQAQHAALRKFRFEIEKGLGGVAE from the coding sequence ATGACCAACCAGGTTTCACCTCAATCCATGACGGGCATCTGCATCGTCCCCACCCGTGTCAGCACCCCCTTCCGGGCGCTCAATGACGCACGGCGCGCCCTTTTTTACCGCGGCATGCAACTCACGCTTGGTGCGCTGCTCCTGGGATCCGCCGGATGCCATCAAGCCGCCCCGGACAAGGTCCTCGTGGTCTATGCCGCCGGTCCGCGCGAGCTGGCGGAATCCATGTGCAAGGACTTTGAAAAACAGTCCGGGGTGACCACCCGGCTCTTCAGCGCCACCACGGGCGAGATCATGGCCAAACTGAAGGCGGAGGAGTTCCAACCCCAGGCGGATGTCGTCATCCTGGCTGGCCAGACGGCGGCACAGGTGCTGAAGGAGGAGGGCTCCCTGGCCCGTCTGCCCAAGGGGGACTACCTGAAACTGAATCCGCAGTGGAATGATCCAGAGGGCTACTACGCCGCCACCGGTGCTTGTGCCTTGGGCTTGGCCGTGCGCAAAAATCACGACCGCAATGCGTTGGACTGGCAGGAAGTCTTTGATGGTGCGATCTCTGGCAATGCCATGATGCCATCGCCTTCCCAATCAGGCTCCAGCGCGGAGTTTGTGGTCAGCTTTCACCTTGACTCCCCGGAGAAGTTTTGGAATGGCATGAGAAAGATCAAGTCCCGCGGGCTGCAGGTTTCAGGACCTAACAACCAGGCTCTCACCAGCCTCATTCTGGGGGCGCACGAGGCGGTCCTGGGCGCTGCGGATTATCTTGTCTTCCGCCAGATCGAGAAAGGCGAACCGCTGGCCATGATCTTTCCCGAGCCGGGCTGCCCCCTCAGCCTGCGTCCCATCGGAATACTTAGAACCTCCCGCCATCAGCAGGAGGCGGAGCAGTTCGTCCAGTTCTGCTTCTCCCGCCCCACGCAGGAGCGCATCGCTGCGGAGCACCTGCTGCCGGCGGATCCCCACGTGGCGCTCAGCGCCGTCCGTCAGGCAGGCCCCACCCTGCATCCGCTGCTGGTGGATGTGGTGGAGGCCAAGCAGGCTCAACATGCCGCCCTGAGAAAATTCCGGTTCGAAATCGAAAAAGGTCTGGGAGGTGTCGCAGAATGA